One genomic segment of Ignavibacteriota bacterium includes these proteins:
- a CDS encoding prolyl oligopeptidase family serine peptidase: MSQNYYYQTNDGFKINITTFGNSNLEKGNCIILVHGFKGFKDWGFGPYTAEFFAQHNYFVITFNFSHNGIGENFTEFTELDKFAENTYSREISELNQIISAYKNNFFGKVNSNNKIGLIGHSRGGAISIIETSQNENVDALAAWATISNFDRFSRKQKDEWYRKGFVEVLNVRTRQKMRMNILFLEDFEKNSEILNIEKALTKIQKPFLIIHGDQDLAVPVKEANTIYHFADKRFTQLEIIHGTGHTFDVKHPFEGSTKALDIVLNKTLNFFNSSFGEN, encoded by the coding sequence ATGAGTCAAAACTATTATTACCAAACCAATGATGGTTTTAAAATTAACATCACAACTTTCGGCAATTCCAATTTAGAAAAAGGGAATTGTATAATTTTGGTTCATGGTTTTAAAGGATTTAAAGATTGGGGATTTGGACCGTACACAGCCGAATTTTTTGCTCAACATAATTATTTTGTTATAACTTTTAATTTTTCGCACAATGGAATTGGTGAAAATTTTACGGAATTTACCGAGCTTGATAAATTTGCAGAAAATACATATTCGCGGGAAATTAGCGAACTTAATCAAATAATTTCTGCATATAAAAATAATTTTTTCGGAAAAGTTAATTCAAACAACAAAATTGGTTTAATCGGTCATAGTCGCGGCGGAGCAATTTCAATAATAGAAACTTCTCAAAATGAAAATGTAGATGCTTTGGCAGCTTGGGCAACAATTTCAAATTTTGATAGATTTTCAAGGAAACAAAAAGATGAGTGGTACCGAAAAGGATTTGTGGAAGTTTTAAATGTTCGCACGCGGCAGAAAATGAGAATGAATATTTTGTTTCTTGAAGATTTTGAGAAAAATTCTGAAATTTTGAATATTGAAAAAGCTTTGACAAAAATTCAAAAGCCATTTTTAATTATTCATGGAGATCAAGATTTAGCAGTTCCGGTAAAGGAAGCAAATACAATTTATCATTTTGCCGATAAAAGATTTACTCAGCTTGAAATTATTCACGGAACCGGACATACTTTTGATGTAAAACATCCTTTTGAAGGAAGTACAAAAGCGCTTGATATTGTTCTAAATAAAACTTTAAATTTCTTCAATTCTTCATTTGGTGAGAATTAA
- a CDS encoding 4Fe-4S dicluster domain-containing protein, which translates to MGIKNIVFIIVFIAAFAFLYFNLKRLINYLSIGKKENRFDKVPERIKNVLKVAIGQTKILREPIGGTVHVLIFWGFLLFLSAVLESILQGFYSEFSLNFLGPIFSIITLTQDIFGVLVIFAVLFAFYRRYIQKVKRLEHGKESLLDATIVLSLILLVVISMFGQNSAHIAKNNFTLSNWEVRPVSFVISQIIFQTSENANIWYEIFWWIHILTIFGFMNFLPYSKHLHVFASIPNVYFEKLGNKKFEITKINLEDETIEQYGAADVDHLSWKQMFDGYTCTECGRCSDACPANTTGKLLSPREIIINVRKRTVEKAPLILDKSVNAEVIEKTLIHNYIKPEELWACTTCGACVQECPVTIEHLDTIIDMRRNLVLMESEFPNELNPVFKNLETNFTPWAFNHQDRANWAEGLNVKTMAEDPNCEYLFWVGCAGSYDSRYQKVTKAIAKLFNKAGVNFRILGTEEKCNGDTARRLGNEYLAQMMMQENVETLNSYKVKKIVTGCPHCYNSLKIEYPQFGGNFEVYHHSEILENLISDGKIKLKENSVNSKITYHDSCYLGRYNQIYNSPRNSLNSVAGLELLEMDRNKDKGFCCGAGGGRMFLEETEGTKINVNRTEEAISTGAETVASACPFCMTMLTDGVKAFEKQEEINVKDIAEIILENSI; encoded by the coding sequence ATGGGAATTAAAAATATAGTTTTCATCATTGTATTTATTGCGGCTTTTGCATTTCTGTATTTCAATTTAAAAAGATTAATAAATTATTTAAGCATTGGAAAAAAAGAGAATAGATTCGATAAAGTTCCGGAACGAATTAAAAATGTTTTAAAAGTTGCAATTGGTCAAACCAAAATTCTTCGCGAGCCGATTGGCGGAACAGTTCACGTATTAATTTTTTGGGGATTTCTACTTTTTCTTTCTGCCGTTTTGGAATCAATTTTGCAAGGATTTTATTCGGAATTTTCACTCAATTTTCTTGGACCAATTTTTTCAATAATCACTTTAACTCAAGATATTTTTGGAGTTCTTGTAATTTTTGCAGTTTTGTTTGCGTTTTACAGAAGATACATACAGAAAGTAAAAAGGTTGGAACACGGAAAAGAAAGTCTGCTTGATGCAACAATTGTACTTTCGTTAATTCTACTTGTTGTAATTTCTATGTTCGGACAAAATTCTGCTCATATTGCAAAAAATAATTTCACTTTATCAAATTGGGAAGTTCGCCCGGTAAGTTTTGTAATTTCGCAAATTATTTTTCAAACTTCGGAAAATGCAAATATTTGGTATGAAATTTTTTGGTGGATTCACATTTTAACAATTTTCGGATTTATGAATTTTCTTCCATATTCAAAACATCTGCATGTTTTTGCTTCAATTCCAAACGTATATTTTGAAAAATTGGGAAATAAAAAATTTGAAATTACAAAAATCAATTTGGAAGATGAAACAATTGAGCAATACGGCGCAGCAGATGTTGATCATTTATCTTGGAAGCAAATGTTTGATGGTTACACTTGTACGGAATGTGGAAGATGCTCTGATGCTTGTCCCGCGAATACAACCGGAAAATTACTTTCGCCGAGAGAAATTATAATTAATGTAAGAAAGAGAACAGTTGAAAAAGCTCCGTTAATTTTAGATAAATCGGTAAACGCTGAAGTTATAGAAAAAACATTAATCCATAATTACATAAAACCGGAAGAACTTTGGGCTTGCACAACTTGCGGAGCTTGTGTTCAAGAATGCCCGGTAACAATTGAACATCTTGATACAATTATTGATATGCGCAGAAATTTAGTTTTGATGGAATCTGAATTTCCGAATGAATTAAATCCCGTATTTAAAAATTTAGAAACAAATTTTACTCCGTGGGCTTTTAATCACCAAGATAGAGCAAATTGGGCAGAAGGTTTAAATGTTAAAACAATGGCTGAAGATCCCAATTGCGAATATTTATTTTGGGTAGGATGCGCCGGAAGTTACGATTCACGTTATCAAAAAGTTACTAAAGCAATTGCCAAATTATTTAATAAAGCCGGCGTAAATTTTAGAATTTTAGGAACAGAAGAAAAATGCAATGGAGATACAGCCCGCAGATTAGGCAATGAATATTTGGCTCAAATGATGATGCAAGAAAATGTTGAAACTTTAAATTCATATAAAGTTAAAAAAATTGTAACGGGTTGTCCGCATTGTTATAATTCATTAAAAATTGAGTATCCTCAGTTCGGCGGAAATTTTGAAGTTTATCATCATTCGGAAATTTTAGAAAATTTAATCAGCGATGGAAAAATCAAATTAAAGGAAAATTCGGTAAATTCAAAAATAACTTATCACGATTCATGTTATCTTGGCAGATATAATCAAATTTACAATTCTCCGAGAAATTCCTTAAATTCGGTTGCCGGTTTAGAATTATTAGAAATGGATAGAAATAAAGACAAAGGATTTTGCTGCGGAGCCGGCGGCGGAAGAATGTTTTTGGAAGAAACCGAAGGTACGAAAATTAATGTAAACAGAACGGAAGAAGCAATTTCAACCGGCGCAGAAACTGTAGCTTCGGCTTGCCCGTTTTGTATGACAATGTTAACGGATGGCGTAAAAGCCTTTGAAAAACAAGAAGAAATAAATGTAAAAGATATTGCGGAAATTATTTTAGAAAATTCTATTTAA
- a CDS encoding CapA family protein: MKMKYILLPTFLLSLFYWVLNPSFIEHETVKVEEKIDSTVTVTFSCVGDIMCHSTQFNSAKVEKDSFDFKPMFNFVKDYLVQKDILFGNLETVLAGNTKNYSGYPFFNTPNELAEALKFTGFDFLFTANNHANDQGIDGVKRTIEVLKKVNIVSIGTSIPEDSVETYNLFVRKGLRFGILSYTYGSNNKSAKTFPQKFINHIDTLKIKNDIKNLKNKNADLIIVYFHFGNEYAKKVSSYQRKITNQTVKYGADVILASHPHVVQQFEKFKTNNSNLDSAIVTFSLGNFISNQRWRYSDGGLIFNFDITKNIFTDSVYVSNINFLPIWIFKGKIDGKKEYRILPSQNFNDTTNFSFLTSADVDSMKRSYYDNVKLFLSKNNSAKIDTLKF, from the coding sequence ATGAAAATGAAATATATTCTGCTACCAACTTTTTTATTATCACTTTTTTATTGGGTTTTAAATCCAAGTTTTATTGAACATGAAACCGTAAAAGTTGAGGAAAAAATTGATTCAACCGTTACTGTTACATTTTCATGTGTTGGTGATATTATGTGTCACTCAACCCAATTTAATTCTGCAAAAGTTGAAAAGGATAGTTTCGATTTCAAACCGATGTTTAATTTTGTTAAAGATTATCTTGTCCAGAAAGATATTTTATTCGGAAATTTAGAAACAGTTCTTGCCGGAAATACAAAAAATTATTCCGGTTACCCATTTTTTAACACGCCGAACGAATTAGCTGAAGCATTAAAATTTACCGGATTTGATTTTTTATTTACAGCAAATAATCATGCAAACGATCAAGGAATTGATGGAGTTAAAAGAACAATAGAAGTTTTGAAAAAAGTTAATATTGTTTCAATTGGAACTTCAATTCCCGAAGATTCCGTAGAAACTTATAATTTGTTTGTTAGAAAAGGTTTAAGATTTGGAATACTTTCTTACACTTACGGAAGCAATAATAAAAGCGCAAAAACTTTTCCACAAAAATTTATTAATCATATAGATACTTTAAAAATTAAAAATGATATAAAAAATCTCAAAAATAAAAATGCCGATTTGATAATTGTTTATTTTCACTTCGGAAACGAGTACGCTAAGAAAGTTAGCTCTTACCAAAGAAAAATTACAAACCAAACTGTTAAATATGGCGCCGATGTAATTCTTGCAAGCCATCCGCATGTTGTTCAGCAATTTGAAAAATTTAAAACAAATAACTCAAATTTGGATAGCGCAATTGTAACTTTTTCTTTAGGAAATTTTATCTCAAATCAGCGATGGAGATATTCTGACGGCGGATTAATTTTTAATTTCGATATTACTAAAAATATTTTTACGGATTCTGTTTATGTTTCAAATATTAATTTTTTACCAATTTGGATTTTCAAGGGAAAAATTGATGGCAAAAAAGAATATCGAATTCTTCCTTCGCAAAATTTTAATGATACAACAAACTTTAGTTTTTTAACTTCTGCAGATGTTGACAGCATGAAAAGATCTTATTATGATAATGTAAAATTATTTTTATCAAAAAATAATTCGGCAAAAATTGATACGTTGAAATTTTAA
- a CDS encoding response regulator transcription factor: MTLLIVDDSANIRKALVKSLNTFIPEIKAIIEKEDVEEGLKAIEKYKPDIMILDLMLKSGTGLDLLKSVKIKEDRPLTILYSNFLDNEYKSSAKKLGVEEYFDKSENIFKLIEIVKKYVK, from the coding sequence ATGACATTACTAATTGTGGATGATTCCGCCAATATTAGAAAGGCTTTGGTGAAATCATTAAATACTTTTATTCCAGAAATTAAAGCCATTATTGAAAAAGAAGATGTTGAAGAAGGATTAAAAGCTATAGAAAAATACAAACCGGATATAATGATTTTGGATTTGATGTTAAAATCCGGAACCGGTTTGGATTTATTAAAGTCGGTCAAAATTAAGGAAGATAGACCATTAACAATATTATATTCAAACTTTTTAGATAATGAATATAAATCTTCAGCAAAAAAACTTGGAGTTGAAGAATATTTTGATAAATCTGAAAATATTTTTAAACTCATTGAAATAGTTAAAAAATACGTCAAGTAA
- a CDS encoding PAS domain S-box protein has protein sequence MQKQNHSVINIESQHKEKSYNLINTALEAAANGVVITDITGQIIYINNSYTKLTGYSKEEMINQNPRVLKSGIHNNAFYRNMWDTINKGQIWFGVITNKKKDGSFYFEEMTITPVKNSFGEIENFIAVKQDITIRKKMEEELKHNNYKFKKMIENSTLGIMRIDNNGKIIMANPAMFRMLKYNSQSEMITQEINRIYYSLNSRNKFLQILAREGKISGYEEIFVERDGNLLEVKESAWQVKDKNNEILYYEVFVEDITEQKKIYKKLNESEYKYKILIDKLYEAVYLLIGNKLEIANLKFLEMLEITEEEIYKSDFNLLNYVSEESKEMLKVRTDKIKNGEDVEKKYFMTIKTKNGFEKNVEVSTSYLTFNDKIATQGVIREVI, from the coding sequence ATGCAAAAACAAAACCACTCAGTTATAAATATAGAATCGCAGCACAAAGAAAAATCTTATAATTTAATAAATACAGCATTAGAGGCTGCGGCTAACGGCGTTGTAATTACTGATATTACAGGGCAAATTATTTATATAAATAATTCCTACACAAAATTAACTGGTTATTCAAAAGAAGAAATGATAAATCAAAATCCAAGAGTACTTAAATCGGGTATTCACAACAATGCTTTTTACAGAAATATGTGGGATACAATAAACAAAGGGCAAATCTGGTTTGGTGTAATTACAAATAAAAAAAAAGATGGAAGCTTTTATTTTGAGGAAATGACCATTACACCTGTAAAAAATTCTTTTGGCGAAATTGAAAATTTTATTGCCGTTAAGCAGGATATTACAATCAGAAAAAAGATGGAAGAAGAATTAAAGCACAATAATTATAAATTCAAAAAGATGATTGAAAATTCTACATTAGGAATAATGAGAATTGATAATAACGGAAAAATTATTATGGCAAATCCTGCAATGTTCAGAATGCTAAAATACAATTCGCAATCTGAAATGATAACGCAGGAAATCAACAGAATTTATTATTCTCTGAATAGCAGAAATAAATTTTTACAAATACTTGCAAGAGAAGGAAAAATCTCCGGTTACGAAGAAATTTTTGTTGAACGCGATGGAAATCTATTAGAAGTTAAAGAAAGCGCATGGCAAGTAAAGGATAAAAATAATGAAATATTATATTATGAAGTATTTGTAGAAGACATCACAGAACAAAAAAAGATTTACAAAAAACTCAATGAATCTGAATATAAATATAAAATTCTGATTGATAAGTTATATGAAGCCGTTTATTTGCTTATTGGAAATAAATTGGAAATTGCTAATCTAAAATTTTTAGAAATGCTTGAAATTACTGAAGAAGAAATTTACAAATCTGATTTTAATTTATTGAATTATGTTTCCGAAGAAAGTAAAGAAATGTTAAAAGTTAGAACCGATAAAATAAAAAACGGCGAAGATGTTGAGAAAAAATATTTTATGACGATAAAAACAAAAAACGGTTTTGAAAAAAATGTTGAAGTTTCAACTAGCTATCTTACATTTAACGATAAAATAGCAACGCAAGGTGTAATAAGAGAAGTCATTTAA
- a CDS encoding PAS domain S-box protein produces the protein MDTFKNLLKRIFTFLKRPHYKISLIYLFISILWIIYSDKITFEIFTTPESFKYIQSVKGLFFIFTTSIIIFLLIRNDYRTIKEKNNQLNDSKLKMQLAFDSSNMGTYQFDIKNNIVYFDEISQKIFGFNKSELNPEEIFNRIHPNDLQLVKDLLENIIGKGEEIKSYATYRIILDNNEIRWIDSSIILFSNDENNLSKINWGIGTFLDITEKKKSTEQLIILQYAIENANIGIFKIDEDGNINYANQYACDYLEYTKEEISNLNISDIDKSMTPERFKKHRNFVRENIYNTIETTHTRKDGTSFPVEVTVNYFTYENQLLAISFSKDITERKHADEKLRLSEERFKVVLRGADLGTWDWNVATNETNFNDRWAEMLGYTKNEISESYSSWTNLVHPDDLYFVDKVLKNHLNGLTEFYEAEYRMKHKNGKSIWILDKGKVVERDSNGNPKRLAGTHLDISARKEAEIELINTKNQLRALFANIDNIREDERKNLARELHDELGQVLTSLNMNLSLLKNNIDHNLYDEKLLLNDLDEMSQIVDTSKINIKKLIRSLRPEYLDNLGLVPALNHLVDEFKKNKKLIINFNFNFEEVNINSQKENIIYRVIQESLSNIVKHANASNVEVNLFLTEEKLNVLINDDGIGINTKDFKKENSFGIIGMKERLSQIGSELIIKSEENLGTSIIFEITL, from the coding sequence TTGGATACTTTTAAAAATTTATTAAAAAGAATTTTTACATTTCTTAAAAGACCTCATTACAAAATTTCGTTAATATATCTTTTTATTTCAATTTTATGGATTATTTATTCTGATAAAATAACTTTCGAAATTTTTACTACTCCTGAATCATTTAAATATATTCAATCTGTAAAAGGATTGTTTTTCATTTTCACAACATCGATAATTATTTTTCTTTTAATTAGAAACGATTACCGTACAATTAAAGAAAAAAATAATCAGTTAAACGATAGCAAATTAAAAATGCAGCTTGCATTTGATTCCTCCAATATGGGTACATATCAATTCGATATAAAAAACAATATCGTTTATTTTGATGAAATATCACAAAAGATATTCGGATTTAACAAGAGTGAATTAAACCCAGAAGAAATTTTTAATCGTATTCATCCTAATGATCTACAACTTGTTAAAGATTTATTGGAAAATATTATTGGAAAGGGAGAAGAAATAAAATCATATGCAACTTATAGAATTATTTTAGACAACAATGAAATTAGATGGATAGATTCATCTATAATACTTTTCTCAAATGATGAAAATAATTTATCAAAAATTAATTGGGGTATTGGAACTTTTTTAGATATTACAGAAAAAAAGAAATCAACGGAACAATTAATAATTTTACAATATGCAATTGAAAATGCTAACATTGGAATTTTTAAGATTGATGAAGACGGAAATATAAACTATGCAAATCAATACGCTTGTGATTATTTGGAATACACCAAAGAGGAAATTTCTAATTTAAATATCTCTGATATCGACAAAAGTATGACCCCGGAAAGATTCAAAAAACATAGAAATTTTGTTAGAGAAAATATTTATAATACAATTGAAACAACTCACACAAGAAAAGACGGAACTTCATTTCCGGTAGAAGTTACGGTAAATTATTTTACTTACGAAAATCAATTACTCGCAATTTCTTTTTCTAAAGATATTACTGAACGAAAGCATGCTGATGAAAAACTTAGATTAAGTGAAGAAAGATTTAAAGTTGTACTTCGTGGTGCTGATTTAGGAACTTGGGATTGGAATGTTGCAACAAATGAAACAAATTTTAATGATCGATGGGCTGAAATGCTTGGATATACAAAAAATGAAATAAGTGAATCTTACAGCTCTTGGACAAATTTAGTTCACCCGGATGATTTATATTTTGTAGATAAAGTTCTAAAAAATCATTTAAATGGATTAACTGAATTTTATGAAGCCGAATATAGAATGAAGCATAAAAACGGTAAATCTATTTGGATTTTAGATAAGGGGAAAGTGGTTGAAAGAGATAGTAATGGAAATCCAAAAAGATTAGCTGGAACTCATTTGGATATTTCTGCAAGAAAAGAAGCTGAAATCGAATTGATTAATACAAAAAATCAACTAAGAGCATTGTTTGCAAACATTGATAATATTAGAGAAGATGAAAGAAAAAATTTAGCTCGTGAACTTCATGATGAATTGGGACAAGTTTTAACTTCATTAAATATGAATTTAAGTTTACTTAAAAATAATATTGATCATAATTTATATGATGAGAAATTATTGCTTAACGATTTGGATGAAATGAGTCAAATAGTTGATACTTCAAAAATTAATATAAAAAAATTAATTCGCTCATTAAGACCGGAATATTTAGATAATTTGGGATTGGTTCCTGCACTAAATCATCTTGTGGATGAATTCAAAAAAAATAAAAAATTAATTATAAATTTTAACTTTAATTTTGAAGAAGTAAATATAAATTCACAAAAAGAAAATATTATATACCGAGTTATTCAAGAGTCTTTAAGTAATATTGTAAAACATGCAAACGCATCAAATGTTGAAGTAAATTTGTTTTTAACTGAAGAAAAATTAAATGTATTAATTAACGATGATGGAATTGGAATAAATACAAAAGATTTTAAAAAGGAAAATTCCTTTGGTATTATTGGAATGAAGGAAAGATTATCTCAAATTGGAAGTGAACTGATAATTAAAAGTGAAGAAAATTTAGGCACAAGTATAATTTTTGAAATTACTTTGTAA
- a CDS encoding histone H1, with protein sequence MSDKYTQLVEFVKNMETDVEKFYVKGQSAAGTRVRKALSELKKMAQDMRNEVQSKKIEKKA encoded by the coding sequence ATGAGCGATAAGTACACACAACTAGTAGAATTTGTTAAAAATATGGAAACAGATGTTGAAAAATTTTATGTAAAAGGACAATCAGCAGCTGGAACCAGAGTTCGTAAAGCTTTAAGCGAATTAAAGAAAATGGCTCAAGATATGAGAAATGAAGTTCAATCAAAAAAAATTGAAAAGAAAGCTTAA
- a CDS encoding response regulator transcription factor: protein MIKIIIADDHKLIRAGLRKLVEHEIDIEVVAETENPNEISEIIKKTDADILLLDLQFPGKSGLDVLKDVKVIKPKLHVLILSMHPEERYAIRALKSGASGYVSKDTDPMLILEAIRKIYSGRKFISPELSEQLLFSMDSNKPLHDYLSDREFQILHLIAKGKSQTKIADDLSLSVSTVNTYRGRILEKLKLKTTSELIHYAIENKLVD from the coding sequence ATGATAAAAATAATTATTGCTGATGATCATAAGTTAATTAGAGCTGGATTAAGAAAGTTAGTAGAACACGAAATTGATATTGAAGTTGTTGCGGAAACAGAAAACCCAAATGAAATTTCTGAAATTATAAAAAAAACTGATGCTGATATTTTACTTCTTGATCTTCAATTTCCAGGCAAAAGCGGATTGGATGTTCTAAAAGATGTAAAAGTAATAAAACCAAAATTGCATGTTTTAATATTAAGCATGCATCCGGAAGAAAGATATGCAATTAGAGCACTAAAATCCGGTGCAAGCGGCTATGTTTCAAAAGATACGGATCCAATGTTAATTTTAGAAGCAATTAGAAAAATTTACTCCGGAAGAAAATTTATTAGTCCGGAACTTTCTGAACAATTATTATTTAGCATGGATTCCAATAAACCTCTTCACGATTATTTATCCGATCGTGAATTTCAAATATTACATTTAATTGCAAAAGGGAAATCTCAGACAAAGATTGCCGATGACCTATCTTTAAGTGTAAGCACAGTAAATACTTATCGCGGTAGAATTTTAGAAAAATTAAAACTTAAAACTACATCGGAATTAATTCACTATGCAATTGAAAATAAATTAGTTGATTAA
- a CDS encoding PAS domain S-box protein, whose amino-acid sequence MKNINILIIDDNSTEKKKVIDTINSINHYAYNISETSNLENLQTLILNFGIDIILLNSKIIGWNGITTYQKLEKEFPQIGKIIILDNEDDPILESLLNNSSSNFLLIDKYNKEDFFKTINSVAKWKSKLEEFNGSKSFYHATIDSLNELITIIDENGFIIYANKSWKKFAESINGIFDYGIDQKYLDILNIISDDEYSFSITDSAINEILVNERINFTIEFPFKTNENKLWYSLNLTSFTENGSKRIVAAHQNITHLKEAEKAKEISQKVFRHSIDFLLISGFDGYLKEINSTWTKILGWKNKELFSKPWIEFIHKDDKEITQSLIEQKINGIECIQFTNRVMCQDNSFRWLSWNLYSYPQDDIIFGVARDITDNKRIELELIQSQKNAEKSDRLKSEFLTQISHEIRTPLNSLLGFASLIKLDLGDNITEDLSEAFQHMDLAGKRIFRTIELLIKISELHTDNYEPEFCDVNILEILEKIVAEYKPAADQKNLTLKLINAVNDANLVLDRKSIIDVFSNLVDNAIKFTRTGSVTIYLKQTLFNKISVSIIDTGIGISEKFIGYMFNPFSQETTGYTRRFDGNGLGLSLVKQYCDLNKAEIFASSEKGVGSNFTIIF is encoded by the coding sequence ATGAAAAATATAAATATTTTGATTATTGATGATAATTCTACAGAAAAGAAAAAAGTTATTGATACAATAAATTCAATAAATCATTACGCGTATAATATTTCTGAAACATCAAATCTGGAAAATCTTCAAACGTTAATTTTAAATTTCGGAATAGATATTATTTTGTTGAATTCAAAAATTATTGGATGGAACGGAATAACAACATATCAAAAACTTGAAAAAGAATTTCCGCAAATTGGCAAAATAATAATTTTAGATAATGAAGATGATCCAATTCTTGAATCGCTGCTAAATAATTCTTCAAGCAATTTCTTGTTAATTGATAAATACAATAAAGAGGATTTTTTTAAAACTATAAATTCTGTAGCTAAATGGAAAAGCAAATTAGAAGAATTTAATGGATCAAAAAGTTTTTATCACGCAACAATTGATTCTTTAAATGAATTGATTACAATTATTGATGAAAATGGTTTTATCATTTATGCGAACAAATCTTGGAAAAAATTTGCAGAGTCGATTAATGGAATATTTGATTATGGAATTGATCAAAAATATTTAGATATTCTTAACATAATTTCGGATGACGAATATTCGTTCAGCATTACGGATTCTGCAATTAATGAAATTTTAGTAAATGAAAGAATAAATTTTACAATTGAATTTCCATTTAAAACAAATGAAAATAAACTTTGGTATTCGCTTAATTTAACTTCGTTTACGGAAAATGGTTCAAAAAGAATTGTTGCCGCACATCAAAATATTACTCACTTAAAAGAAGCTGAAAAAGCTAAAGAAATTAGTCAAAAGGTATTTAGACATTCAATTGATTTTTTATTAATTAGCGGTTTTGACGGATATTTAAAAGAAATAAATTCTACTTGGACAAAGATCCTTGGCTGGAAAAACAAAGAATTATTTTCAAAACCATGGATTGAATTTATTCATAAAGATGATAAGGAAATAACGCAAAGTTTAATTGAACAAAAAATTAACGGCATTGAGTGTATTCAATTTACAAATAGAGTAATGTGTCAGGATAACTCTTTCAGATGGTTATCTTGGAATTTGTATTCTTATCCTCAAGATGATATAATTTTCGGCGTTGCTAGAGATATTACGGATAATAAAAGAATTGAATTAGAATTAATCCAGAGTCAAAAAAATGCTGAAAAATCAGATAGACTTAAGTCAGAATTTTTAACACAAATCTCGCACGAAATTAGAACACCGTTAAATTCCTTATTAGGTTTTGCATCATTAATAAAATTAGATCTTGGTGATAATATAACTGAAGATTTATCCGAAGCCTTTCAGCATATGGATTTAGCCGGGAAAAGAATTTTTAGAACAATAGAATTATTAATAAAAATATCGGAATTGCATACAGATAATTACGAACCTGAATTTTGCGATGTAAATATTTTAGAAATTTTAGAAAAAATTGTAGCTGAATATAAACCCGCTGCAGATCAAAAGAATTTAACTTTAAAACTAATTAACGCAGTAAATGATGCAAATCTTGTCTTGGATAGAAAATCAATTATTGATGTTTTTTCAAACCTAGTTGATAATGCAATTAAGTTTACACGAACAGGTTCGGTTACAATTTATTTAAAACAAACATTATTCAACAAAATATCAGTTTCAATTATTGATACAGGAATTGGAATTTCAGAAAAGTTTATTGGTTATATGTTTAATCCTTTTTCTCAAGAAACTACTGGCTATACACGGAGGTTTGATGGAAATGGATTGGGTCTTTCATTAGTAAAACAATATTGTGATTTGAATAAAGCAGAAATTTTTGCAAGTAGTGAAAAAGGAGTTGGGTCAAATTTCACTATTATTTTTTGA